The Desulfovibrio sp. genome segment CCCGTAGCCAGCTACCGACCGTGTTGGTCTCTTCGGCGACAGGAGGTGGATGCTGCAGCCGAAGTGAAGAGCATCAGCCGACCCCGACTCCAACCGTTATCTTCGGGCGCAGCGGACAGACAGATAGTTGTTTTCGCTGAAAAAAGCGTTGTCACCAATGGTAAATCGTTGGCTCATCGCAAGATCCTGACCACTGTACTCCGTTGATGACCAGTAGTTGCCAGCTGGCCAGGTCCCACTTTGATTAAATGTCGCCCTCAGTGCATTACTTGACGTCGTGCCGAGCTGCGTCGCTTGCCAGATCGTATTGAGTTCATTCTGGGCGGGTAGATACCAATCTGCATGGCCACTGCTGTTCAGGTTCTTGCACAGCAATGCAGCTTGGAAGGACCCGGAGGTGCCATTAGCCACAATGAGCAAATTCGTGTTTGACCGACCGTCCGTAGTGCTATTCGCGCCAGTATTACTCCAGGTACCACCATTCCAACTCACGCCGCCGCTGTTATCGTTGGCGGGGATATAGAGATTCGTGCCGTTGCTCTGGCCGACATAGATCGTACCGTCGGTGCAGGTCGTCGGAATTGTCGGGCTACCCGAGCACGGATCGAAACCTGTCGCCGTGCCTGCCAGGTTGATCGAGGCCGATTTGTTGGCCGTCGTGGTCAGGGTGCTGGTGATGGAACCGGAGGCCGACGCCGAAGCTTTCACCAGTGTCGTGCAGCTCCCGTCCTTGGCCAGGGTTGTGGTGCCGGAAACGCACGTTCCGCCGCTGTCGAGCACGAAGTTCGCGGTGTTCGACAGCGACAGCGCAATCGCAGAAGATGTGTAAACCGCGGCGAAGATTCGGGGGCATGCTCAGGTAAACAAAGCAACTACTCTGACGAGTGGTTTGGGCACAAAAATCGCGGCGGCGGCCGAAAATATCCCCGGGTTGTCCCCACAAGTGCCGTTATGGATGACCGCTTAAGCCCGCTTTCTCGAGCGACTAACGTCTTTCTTTTGGCCGCGGATATGGAAGGCGGTATCAAGGGTTTCAGCCGCAAGCTTTCGGTCGGCGTCGCTCGTATGGCTGTATCGCAGCGCCATAGTAGCAGCTTCCCAGCCGAGGATATCCATTAAGCCGCGCAGGGGCAGCGTTTTGGCTAAGCGCGTGGCGGCCATGTGGCGCAGGCTGTGAAATGAAAAGCGATCAAGCGGCTCCCGGCCATCGTTCAAATTCATCTCGTTTATCAAGCAGCGGAATGCCGCCGGTGCGGTGGTGTATTGGACGCTGCGTCGGTTGACGAAGACGAAATCCTGGGGGCGGCCGACCGGCAGGGCTGCCAACATCGTGATCGCCTGGTTCCCCAGAGGGACGGTACGGCTTCTGCCGTTTTTGGTTTTCGGAAAAGTGGCTTTGGCATTGGCAAGGTCGAGATGCGCCCAGGTGAGATTGAAGGCTTCTCCGGCACGACAGCCAGTGCTGGCGGCAAACAGCGTCACGCGCCAGGCTCGAATATCGCGGGCCTTCAGTTTTTCTAGAAGGAGCTGCAATTCGGCATCCGTGATGACGCGTTGGCGACGGTTGTCCTTCGGTGCGGTGCAGCCGATGACGCGCGGGGCAGGGGGACCTTCCGCGACAACGCGACGGTTCAAAGCATGTTTGAAAATCCGTCGAAGCGTTCCGGTGATGTATTCCCGAGAGCGTTGGGACAGTGGTGCTTCGTTGAGCTTCTTGACCAGATCATCCCAGTCCTGCATGACAAAGTTCTTGATTGGCTTGTCGCCGACCAAAGGTTCGAGCCAGACCCGCCAGATGCTTTTCTCTCTCGGAAATCCCTTGGGTTTCGTTGCGGTGGCCCATGGTTCGTAATGCTCACGAAAATATGCGGCTATCGTATCTACCGGAGGCGGGTTTTCTGCGGCCTTCCTCGCCTCTTCTTTGGCATTCTCGGCAGCGACGATCCGCTTTTCGCGGAGAGTAAATGGACCACTTCCTATCTTCGATGCCTGGCGCAACTCATGCAGTTGATCGCGGACTTTTTCCAAGGTCCATCCCTCGGAACTCCAGCCAAGTGCCTCTTCGATGCGCTTTCCATGAACGATCAGGCGGATGGTGTAATACCGATCCGGTCTAATTCCGCGCTTGCGGACGTTGTGCTCGCGGTAGCGGATGCCGCGATCTGCAGTTTTCCATTTGGTCGTCATGGCAGAGGAGTGTCGGAACTTTAGAAGGGGGATCGAGGATCAATCCCTCGCATCGGCCAGTTGAGCCAGAATGCTGACTTGTTCGACGGCGATACGAAGGTTGCGGAGACTAAGACCTTTCACAATGGTGTTGAGGCGAGCCTCAAGAACAATGCGTTCCGGTTCTGGGTTGTTTGAGGAAGAAGCAAACCAATCGGATAGAACATCTAGGGGAATGGAAAAAGTTTCAGAAATGCGGATAAGAGTGTCACACCCTGGAAAGGTTATTCCGCGCTCCATTTTCGAAATGGTGTCGACAGAACGATCAAGAATTTCGGCAAGTTGCTCCTGAGTGAAGCCATGTTCTTTGCGAATGGCGCGAATACGGAGCCCAAAG includes the following:
- a CDS encoding DUF1566 domain-containing protein → MLDSGGTCVSGTTTLAKDGSCTTLVKASASASGSITSTLTTTANKSASINLAGTATGFDPCSGSPTIPTTCTDGTIYVGQSNGTNLYIPANDNSGGVSWNGGTWSNTGANSTTDGRSNTNLLIVANGTSGSFQAALLCKNLNSSGHADWYLPAQNELNTIWQATQLGTTSSNALRATFNQSGTWPAGNYWSSTEYSGQDLAMSQRFTIGDNAFFSENNYLSVRCARR
- a CDS encoding site-specific integrase translates to MTTKWKTADRGIRYREHNVRKRGIRPDRYYTIRLIVHGKRIEEALGWSSEGWTLEKVRDQLHELRQASKIGSGPFTLREKRIVAAENAKEEARKAAENPPPVDTIAAYFREHYEPWATATKPKGFPREKSIWRVWLEPLVGDKPIKNFVMQDWDDLVKKLNEAPLSQRSREYITGTLRRIFKHALNRRVVAEGPPAPRVIGCTAPKDNRRQRVITDAELQLLLEKLKARDIRAWRVTLFAASTGCRAGEAFNLTWAHLDLANAKATFPKTKNGRSRTVPLGNQAITMLAALPVGRPQDFVFVNRRSVQYTTAPAAFRCLINEMNLNDGREPLDRFSFHSLRHMAATRLAKTLPLRGLMDILGWEAATMALRYSHTSDADRKLAAETLDTAFHIRGQKKDVSRSRKRA
- a CDS encoding helix-turn-helix transcriptional regulator translates to MSDKHTFGLRIRAIRKEHGFTQEQLAEILDRSVDTISKMERGITFPGCDTLIRISETFSIPLDVLSDWFASSSNNPEPERIVLEARLNTIVKGLSLRNLRIAVEQVSILAQLADARD